TGCGGCTCCGGCGAGGCCGAGGAGCGCCAGGTTCGGGGACAGCCGTGCAAAAGCGCCAGGTTTACCGACAATCTCGTCATGGGTCGTGGGGTCGCTAGAGTAGAGCGGAACACCCCAGAGCAGGCGCTCCCGGTGCTTGCGGAGCCAAGGGAGATCCCCCGCGTCGAAATGCTGTCCGTTAGTCAGTATGTGGAAATTGAGATCGCCGCGCGCGGCAGACGCCGCATCGATGAAGTCGAACAAGCCCTTCTTGTGCAGCAGTGGTTCGCCACCAGAGAGCCCTATCTGTGTCCCTGGTGGTGCCAGCTGGGCCGCCGAAAGGTAATAGCCGAACATGTCCTCGTGGTGTTGCTTCGGCGGTTGCGAGCACATGAGGCAAAGCTGGTCGCATTGCTCGGTGATGAGGAAGGTGTTGTGCCGTGACGCCGCCCGGATCAGACGATGCGCAATCCGGCGCCGCGGTTCGATCAGCAGCACATCGCCTGCGATCTCCGCCGGGGATACATCCCGCAACTGGAAGTTGGTGTGGGGGGCTTGGTAGGTCAGGACACCCGCTTCCGATGACGTGAGGATTGCATCCTCCGCACATTGCGGTACCCCGTCGGCGATCCGGGTGACGAAGGGAGAGAGCGCGGGGTCGCAGTCTGATCTTAGACGCAGCTGCATCATGGCGCGACTGGCCTCAGCGCCGCAGGAAGCCGTTCCAATCCCAGCCAACGGCACAGGGAGAATTCGACGTCAGGGTCTTCGCTGTAAAGCAACTCCATTGCCAGATCGAAGACGGCGAGGTGGCGTTGGCAGAACCAGCTCTCCTGCCGGGGCACATCAACCCGGCCGCTGCGCGAGAGATCGTCGACAGGATCGGTGCCGCAGAAGGGCTGATAGGGGCAATGAATGCAGTCAGGGTCGAAAGAATTGATATGGCCGGGTGCAAGCAGCGTCAGCTTCTCGTGGTCGAGGCCATTCATCACGTTGCCGATGGAGAGATCAATCTGCCGGATACGCGCGAGCATACGCGCCTCGTCGCTGGGATAGATCTGACCGTCGAAATCAATGACGGCATTTGCGCCAGTCGGGACGTTGGGGTTGCGGAGATCAGTGTGGTTGTCCAAGCCGGGCGCCAAGATGCGCCGAAGGCAATGAGCGAGATAAAACTCCTCCATCGCGCTGCCCGTCTGCGCATTTCTCGCGATCAGCTTGTTGATGAAGCTTCGATAATACCCATGCCAGCCGACCGAAGTCCGTGCCGTGAGGTGGCTCTTGCGCGCGAAGCCCTGGTAGTTGATCGGGCGCAGGTAGAGCGAGGTGAGGCCGAAGGCCTCATAGGCCGCAATCAACGCTTCTGGTTCTGGCGGGTTGTCAATGTCGATGGTCGGAAGCGCCGAGACCCGCCCGACCCCGACCATGTCGATCACCTTCCGAAGATTCTGGTAGAAAGCTTCGGTAAGAGCCCCATTCCCTGTCCTGTTTTGGGTATGGGTCTGGCGCGGCCCATCGAGTGATGTACTGATCAGAACATCGTCGTGTCCAAGAAACGCACGGGTGTTTTCATTCAGGGTCTGCAGGTTGGTGCAAACTACGAAGCTGACCCGCCGAAACCGCCGACGCGCGAATACGGCCACCGTCTCCATAAGATCCAGCCTCAGGAAGGGCTCCCCGCCTTGGAATTCGAT
This genomic stretch from Gemmobacter sp. harbors:
- the hxsC gene encoding His-Xaa-Ser system radical SAM maturase HxsC codes for the protein MMQLRLRSDCDPALSPFVTRIADGVPQCAEDAILTSSEAGVLTYQAPHTNFQLRDVSPAEIAGDVLLIEPRRRIAHRLIRAASRHNTFLITEQCDQLCLMCSQPPKQHHEDMFGYYLSAAQLAPPGTQIGLSGGEPLLHKKGLFDFIDAASAARGDLNFHILTNGQHFDAGDLPWLRKHRERLLWGVPLYSSDPTTHDEIVGKPGAFARLSPNLALLGLAGAALELRTVVLRQNAPSLPGLADFITRHLPFAATWAIMQMERIGYGRMNWTRCFFDSSSDFASIGTAIDLMRARRQNVSLYNFPLCTVPRAYQDLAARSISDWKQKYLESCASCNLRMRCAGFFEWYREEDGFMEIGAR
- the hxsB gene encoding His-Xaa-Ser system radical SAM maturase HxsB; translated protein: MRIWPLRFRDLDDRRTLLADESGAYFMAESGFVDRYARDALTPSDQQFLRDKGYSFEQTGDLAHTAFLTRWSRRQHVGDGPAYVILIPTLRCDLQCSYCQVSRAPLSARGFDWGDETLQKVLAFLDGLPVEEIQIEFQGGEPFLRLDLMETVAVFARRRFRRVSFVVCTNLQTLNENTRAFLGHDDVLISTSLDGPRQTHTQNRTGNGALTEAFYQNLRKVIDMVGVGRVSALPTIDIDNPPEPEALIAAYEAFGLTSLYLRPINYQGFARKSHLTARTSVGWHGYYRSFINKLIARNAQTGSAMEEFYLAHCLRRILAPGLDNHTDLRNPNVPTGANAVIDFDGQIYPSDEARMLARIRQIDLSIGNVMNGLDHEKLTLLAPGHINSFDPDCIHCPYQPFCGTDPVDDLSRSGRVDVPRQESWFCQRHLAVFDLAMELLYSEDPDVEFSLCRWLGLERLPAALRPVAP